The Pseudomonas kermanshahensis genome includes a window with the following:
- a CDS encoding flavin monoamine oxidase family protein, with product MGLSRRDLITRLAALGGYSATLGMLGQNALASTFQPLQLATNGGNGKTVVIVGAGISGLVSAYELRKAGFNVKVLEARERVGGRVWTLRNGDSIEHNDGSRQTVEFDTGLFFNAGAARLPSHHLTILGYCRELGVELQVLVNSSRNALAQPDLNRPPLLLRQAVNDTRGHFSELLARSVSRNSLDQDLSAPQRKALLDFLKVYGDLDPQQQYRGSVRSGYTRFAGAGDQTPIQRQPLPLEQLLDSNLLLPLVFDEIPEFSSTMFQPVGGMDQIPKAFYRQVKDSVQLGAEVLSVQTGEQGSRVVWRDRKNGRQHVETADYAIVTLPLPLLARLDTNFSADFRKAIGLAEGDKANKVAWQSPRFWETDFQIYGGLSYINHEARTLWYPSDRLNSEQGVLVATYNTGEVAQQFAGKGLQAQIASSRQAVESLHPGHSHKLRRPLAVNWSKIPFSESPWIVHDEVAQPGYDILNQPQGRTWLASDALAHGGVGIWQNSAAESARRVVGLIAHHASQTSHGVAA from the coding sequence ATGGGATTGTCCCGCAGAGACCTGATCACCCGCCTCGCCGCCCTCGGCGGCTATTCGGCAACCCTGGGTATGCTCGGGCAAAACGCCCTCGCTAGCACCTTCCAGCCCCTGCAACTGGCCACCAACGGCGGTAATGGCAAAACCGTGGTCATTGTCGGCGCCGGTATTTCCGGCCTGGTATCGGCCTATGAGCTGCGCAAGGCCGGTTTCAACGTGAAAGTCCTGGAGGCCCGCGAGCGCGTCGGTGGCCGGGTATGGACGCTGCGTAATGGCGACTCGATCGAGCACAACGACGGTTCCCGCCAAACCGTTGAATTCGACACGGGCCTGTTCTTCAACGCCGGTGCTGCACGCCTGCCCAGCCACCACCTGACCATCCTCGGCTATTGCCGCGAACTGGGCGTCGAACTGCAGGTGCTGGTCAACAGCAGCCGCAACGCACTCGCCCAACCAGACCTCAACCGACCACCGCTGCTGTTGCGCCAGGCCGTCAACGACACCCGCGGCCACTTCAGCGAGCTGCTGGCCCGCAGTGTCAGCCGCAACAGCCTCGACCAGGACCTCAGCGCCCCTCAGCGCAAGGCACTGCTGGACTTTCTGAAGGTCTATGGCGACCTGGACCCCCAGCAGCAGTACCGGGGCTCGGTACGCTCGGGCTACACCCGCTTCGCCGGTGCCGGCGACCAGACGCCCATACAGCGCCAGCCGCTGCCCCTGGAGCAACTGTTGGACAGCAACCTGCTGTTGCCCCTGGTGTTCGACGAAATCCCCGAATTCTCTTCCACCATGTTCCAGCCGGTCGGTGGCATGGACCAGATCCCCAAGGCGTTCTATCGCCAGGTCAAGGACAGCGTGCAACTGGGCGCCGAAGTACTTAGCGTGCAGACCGGCGAGCAAGGCAGCCGTGTGGTTTGGCGCGACCGCAAGAACGGCCGGCAACACGTCGAAACTGCCGACTACGCGATCGTCACCCTGCCCTTGCCGCTGCTCGCGCGTCTGGACACCAACTTCAGCGCCGACTTCCGCAAGGCCATCGGCCTGGCCGAGGGTGACAAGGCCAACAAGGTGGCCTGGCAATCGCCGCGCTTCTGGGAGACTGACTTCCAGATTTACGGCGGCCTCTCCTACATCAACCACGAGGCTCGCACCCTGTGGTACCCCAGCGACCGGCTTAACAGCGAACAGGGCGTACTGGTCGCCACCTACAACACGGGCGAGGTCGCGCAACAGTTCGCCGGCAAAGGCTTGCAGGCGCAGATCGCCTCCTCGCGCCAGGCAGTCGAGTCACTGCACCCTGGCCACAGCCACAAACTCAGGCGTCCGCTGGCGGTGAACTGGTCGAAGATCCCGTTCAGCGAAAGCCCGTGGATCGTCCACGACGAAGTCGCCCAGCCCGGTTACGACATCCTCAACCAACCGCAAGGCCGCACCTGGCTCGCCAGTGATGCCCTGGCCCATGGCGGCGTTGGCATCTGGCAGAACAGCGCAGCCGAATCGGCGCGGCGTGTGGTCGGCCTCATCGCCCATCACGCCAGCCAAACCTCTCACGGCGTTGCGGCCTGA
- a CDS encoding ABC transporter permease, protein MNRYLIGRIGQALLVLWGAYTITYFILYLLPGDTLAIMLSASGMEADGLSPEDLAKARAYYGLDQGIFEQYFDLLWRALQGDLGRSLSLNRPVTELLAERLPQTLSLAGLAIVLSLLSGIGLAYLTAYLQWRPLKVALSRVPSLGFSVPVFWMGLLLIQVFAFGLGWFPATGSQGFASLVLPAVTLAIPSAAVYAQVLQRGFQGVWHEPYIATAFAKGLSRAQVQARHALRNAALPILTLVGLQVGNTVSGAVLVETIFSRNGVGRLAQEAVLRQDIPVVLAIVAVSAAAFVLVNLIVDLLYPYLDPRITHATKVT, encoded by the coding sequence ATGAACCGCTACCTGATCGGGCGCATCGGCCAGGCGCTGCTGGTGCTGTGGGGGGCCTACACCATTACCTACTTCATCCTCTACCTGCTGCCAGGGGACACCTTGGCGATCATGCTCAGCGCCTCGGGCATGGAGGCCGACGGCCTGTCACCTGAAGACCTGGCCAAGGCGCGCGCCTACTACGGGCTGGACCAGGGGATTTTCGAGCAGTACTTCGACTTGCTGTGGCGCGCGCTGCAAGGCGACCTGGGCCGTTCGCTGTCGCTGAACAGACCGGTGACCGAGCTGCTGGCCGAGCGCCTGCCGCAGACCTTGTCACTGGCCGGCTTGGCCATCGTGCTGTCGTTGCTGTCCGGTATCGGCCTGGCCTACCTCACCGCGTACCTGCAATGGCGGCCGCTGAAGGTGGCGCTGTCACGCGTGCCTTCACTGGGGTTCTCGGTGCCGGTGTTCTGGATGGGGCTGCTGCTGATCCAGGTCTTCGCCTTCGGCCTGGGCTGGTTCCCGGCCACCGGCAGCCAAGGCTTCGCCAGCCTGGTGCTGCCAGCCGTGACCCTGGCCATCCCCAGCGCCGCAGTCTATGCCCAGGTGCTGCAACGCGGTTTCCAAGGCGTGTGGCACGAGCCCTACATCGCCACGGCGTTCGCCAAGGGGCTGAGCCGCGCCCAGGTGCAGGCCCGGCACGCGCTGCGCAACGCGGCCCTGCCGATTCTTACCCTGGTGGGACTGCAAGTGGGCAATACCGTGTCCGGCGCCGTGCTGGTCGAGACCATCTTCTCGCGCAACGGTGTCGGTCGGCTGGCCCAGGAAGCGGTGTTGCGCCAGGACATCCCGGTGGTGCTGGCGATCGTCGCGGTATCGGCGGCGGCCTTCGTACTGGTCAACCTGATCGTCGACCTGCTCTACCCCTACCTTGACCCCCGCATCACGCATGCCACGAAGGTGACCTGA
- a CDS encoding LLM class flavin-dependent oxidoreductase — protein MSLEFIGLIGPQEGSESQAPRGPLVDLDFIKAFSQAQEYGGFDKALLAVNTSAPDSLILASYVAALTERIGLLVAHRPGFQAPTFAARQFATLDQLSRGRASINVITGGDSGDLQRDGDFLDKDARYARTDEYLQVLRDTWTRTEPFDHEGTHYRVEDNLTLVKPVQQLPIYFSGASDAAVEVAAKHADVYMMWGEPLEQVRERIAKVRKAAARYGREKHIRFSLSLRPILGATEEQAWDRAERILADAQTRIGIRQGNRREKNFGKSNAGSERLVQLASQRKVHDTRLWTEIAALGGGAGNSTSLVGTADQVAEAALAYYELGVSTFLFRGFDQLRDAVEYGQELIPRIRGLVAQREAGRSARTA, from the coding sequence ATGAGCCTCGAATTCATTGGCCTCATCGGCCCCCAGGAAGGTAGCGAATCACAGGCACCACGTGGCCCGCTGGTCGACCTTGACTTCATCAAGGCATTTTCCCAGGCCCAGGAGTACGGCGGCTTCGACAAGGCGCTGCTGGCGGTCAACACCAGCGCACCCGACTCGCTGATCCTGGCCAGCTACGTCGCCGCATTGACCGAGCGCATCGGCCTGCTGGTCGCGCACCGCCCGGGCTTTCAGGCCCCTACCTTCGCCGCTCGCCAGTTCGCCACCCTTGACCAGTTGAGCCGTGGTCGCGCCTCGATCAACGTCATCACCGGCGGCGACAGCGGCGACCTGCAGCGCGACGGCGACTTCCTCGACAAGGACGCCCGCTATGCCCGTACCGACGAGTACCTGCAGGTGCTGCGCGACACCTGGACCCGCACCGAACCGTTCGACCATGAAGGCACGCATTACCGCGTCGAAGACAACCTGACCCTGGTCAAGCCCGTGCAGCAGCTGCCCATCTACTTCTCCGGTGCTTCGGATGCAGCCGTCGAAGTGGCCGCCAAGCATGCCGATGTGTACATGATGTGGGGCGAACCGCTGGAGCAGGTACGCGAGCGTATTGCCAAGGTGCGCAAGGCTGCAGCCCGTTATGGGCGTGAAAAGCACATCCGCTTCAGCCTGTCGCTGCGGCCGATCCTGGGGGCTACCGAGGAGCAAGCCTGGGACCGTGCCGAGCGCATTCTGGCCGATGCCCAGACGCGCATCGGCATCCGCCAGGGCAACCGCCGCGAAAAGAACTTCGGCAAGAGCAACGCCGGCTCAGAGCGCCTGGTGCAGTTGGCCAGCCAGCGCAAGGTGCATGACACCCGGCTGTGGACCGAGATTGCCGCGTTGGGCGGCGGTGCGGGCAACTCGACGTCGCTGGTAGGGACGGCGGACCAGGTGGCTGAGGCCGCGCTGGCGTACTACGAACTGGGGGTTAGCACCTTCCTGTTCCGCGGGTTCGATCAGTTGCGCGATGCGGTGGAGTATGGCCAGGAACTGATTCCGCGGATTCGCGGGTTGGTGGCGCAGCGGGAGGCTGGGCGTAGCGCGCGGACGGCTTAG
- a CDS encoding RidA family protein has product MPRLLLLAGVLMALTLNAKAEGIKRIDPPGSSFPISQLVTVPAGSHLTFVSGTLPDIADPNAIKGSSAAFGNTETQTRSVLNKLRTALRSQALDLGDIVQLRVFLVGDPDKGGHLDFDGLQAAYTEFFATAEQPRKPTRTAIQVVALPLPGALVEIEAIAAKAP; this is encoded by the coding sequence ATGCCACGTCTTCTTCTGCTAGCCGGAGTACTCATGGCCCTGACCCTCAACGCCAAGGCCGAAGGCATCAAACGCATCGACCCGCCAGGCTCGAGCTTCCCCATCTCGCAACTGGTGACCGTGCCCGCTGGCAGCCACCTGACATTCGTCAGTGGCACCCTGCCGGACATCGCCGACCCGAACGCGATCAAGGGCAGCAGTGCCGCCTTCGGCAATACCGAGACCCAGACACGCTCGGTACTCAACAAGCTACGCACGGCCCTGCGCAGCCAAGCGCTGGACCTGGGCGACATCGTGCAACTGCGGGTGTTTCTGGTGGGCGACCCCGACAAAGGCGGCCACCTTGACTTCGATGGCCTGCAGGCGGCGTACACCGAGTTTTTCGCCACTGCCGAGCAGCCGCGCAAACCAACCCGAACCGCGATCCAGGTCGTGGCCCTGCCATTGCCTGGTGCCCTGGTGGAAATCGAAGCGATCGCGGCCAAGGCGCCCTGA
- a CDS encoding ABC transporter permease, protein MTTDTRPFRAAAPATPWKRRTRVQRLGQAVAPLLSRPGFALALLVVLFALAAAVVPQWLTHFDPYATSPAAKLTAPGAAHWFGTDELGRDLYTRVVYGASLSVQAALLAVGIALAGGLGLGVLAGFAGGRVDAALMRVIDVLLALPGLLLALAIVTAIGFGTVPVAIAVGVGIIPGFARTTRAEVLRVKTLPYVEAARLGGASWCRTLLRHILPNAWGPVAVLATLDFGAAILATAGLSFLGFGAAPPAAEWGTLIANGRHFLITAPWVSLLPGLFVVAVVFSLNHLARTFEEPHR, encoded by the coding sequence ATGACCACCGATACCCGCCCGTTCCGTGCCGCCGCACCCGCAACGCCCTGGAAGCGCCGCACCCGCGTGCAGCGCTTGGGCCAGGCAGTGGCACCTTTGTTATCGCGCCCTGGTTTCGCCCTGGCGCTGCTGGTGGTGCTGTTTGCGCTGGCCGCCGCCGTGGTGCCGCAGTGGCTGACCCACTTCGACCCCTATGCCACCTCGCCTGCGGCCAAGCTGACCGCGCCCGGTGCCGCGCACTGGTTCGGTACCGACGAACTGGGCCGCGACTTGTATACACGCGTGGTGTACGGCGCCAGCCTGTCAGTGCAAGCGGCACTGCTGGCGGTGGGCATCGCCCTGGCCGGTGGCCTTGGTTTGGGGGTATTGGCGGGGTTTGCCGGAGGGCGAGTCGACGCGGCGCTCATGCGTGTGATCGATGTGCTGCTGGCCCTGCCTGGTCTGCTGCTGGCCCTGGCGATTGTCACCGCCATCGGCTTCGGTACGGTGCCTGTGGCGATCGCCGTCGGCGTCGGCATCATCCCGGGCTTTGCCCGCACCACCCGCGCCGAGGTGCTGCGGGTCAAGACCTTGCCCTATGTCGAAGCCGCGCGCCTGGGGGGCGCCAGTTGGTGCCGCACCTTGCTGCGGCACATCCTGCCCAACGCCTGGGGGCCGGTCGCGGTGCTTGCCACGTTGGACTTCGGCGCCGCGATCCTGGCCACCGCCGGCCTGAGCTTCCTCGGCTTTGGCGCGGCGCCCCCGGCAGCAGAATGGGGCACGCTGATCGCCAACGGCCGCCACTTTCTGATCACTGCCCCGTGGGTGTCGCTGCTACCGGGCCTGTTCGTGGTCGCCGTGGTGTTCAGCCTCAACCATCTCGCCCGTACCTTCGAGGAGCCCCATCGATGA
- a CDS encoding LLM class flavin-dependent oxidoreductase, translated as MSKRQIRLGAMIHGVGHGWGEWRHPQALADASVNFGFYKQQAKLAEAAKFDFAFIADSLHIHARSSPHYLNRFEPLTILSALAAVTEHIGLVATVTVSYTEPFQVARQFASLDLISGGRAGWNVVTSWLSGTADNFGKAEHPPHAVRYRIAREHVDVVKGLWDSWEDDAFTRDKQSGQFFDPAKLHTLGHQGEFFKVKGPLNIQRSPQGQPLIFQAGVSEEGRNFAAQNADALFVSPESFDDAHAYYQDLKQRASRHGRNPDALFILPGIRPIVGRDAEEVEQRYQQAVDLVSIEDALVALGRPFNDYDFSQHDLDAPFPDLGTLGNDSHKGTSDQLKQLARDEGLTLRELALRFSRPRRDFVGTPAQVADALQHWFEQGAADGFIINALLPDGLQSFTEQVVPLLQARGLVRSAYTGTTLRDNFGLSVPENRNTQRRTQPAVA; from the coding sequence ATGAGCAAACGACAGATCCGCCTGGGCGCCATGATCCATGGCGTCGGCCACGGCTGGGGCGAATGGCGCCACCCTCAGGCGCTTGCCGATGCCAGCGTTAATTTTGGTTTCTACAAACAGCAGGCGAAGTTGGCCGAGGCAGCGAAGTTCGACTTCGCCTTCATCGCCGACAGCCTGCACATCCACGCCCGCTCCAGCCCTCACTACCTCAACCGTTTCGAGCCGCTGACCATCCTCTCGGCGTTGGCTGCAGTGACCGAGCACATCGGCCTGGTGGCCACGGTCACCGTCAGCTACACCGAGCCGTTCCAGGTGGCGCGCCAGTTCGCCTCGCTGGACCTGATCAGCGGCGGGCGCGCCGGCTGGAACGTGGTCACTTCGTGGCTTTCCGGTACAGCCGACAATTTCGGCAAGGCCGAACACCCGCCCCATGCTGTGCGCTACAGAATCGCTCGCGAGCACGTGGACGTGGTCAAGGGCTTGTGGGACTCGTGGGAAGACGACGCCTTCACCCGTGACAAACAAAGCGGGCAATTCTTCGACCCGGCCAAGCTGCACACCTTGGGCCACCAGGGCGAGTTCTTCAAGGTCAAGGGCCCGCTGAACATCCAACGTTCACCGCAGGGCCAACCACTGATCTTCCAGGCGGGCGTGTCAGAAGAAGGTCGCAATTTCGCGGCACAGAACGCCGACGCCCTCTTCGTCAGCCCCGAGTCGTTCGACGACGCCCATGCCTATTACCAAGACCTCAAGCAACGCGCCTCACGCCATGGTCGCAACCCCGACGCGCTGTTCATCCTGCCCGGCATCCGCCCTATCGTTGGCCGTGACGCCGAGGAAGTCGAGCAGCGCTACCAGCAGGCCGTGGACCTGGTGAGCATCGAGGACGCACTGGTTGCCCTTGGCCGCCCGTTCAACGACTACGACTTCAGCCAGCATGACCTGGACGCGCCCTTCCCCGACCTCGGCACTTTAGGCAACGACAGCCACAAGGGCACCTCGGACCAGCTCAAGCAACTGGCCCGCGACGAAGGCCTGACCCTGCGCGAATTGGCGCTGCGCTTCTCGCGCCCCCGCCGCGACTTCGTCGGCACCCCGGCACAGGTGGCCGATGCCCTGCAGCACTGGTTCGAACAGGGCGCCGCCGACGGTTTCATCATCAACGCGCTGCTCCCCGACGGCCTGCAGTCCTTCACCGAGCAGGTGGTGCCGCTGCTGCAGGCCCGTGGCCTGGTGCGCAGCGCGTACACCGGCACCACCCTGCGTGACAACTTCGGCCTCAGCGTGCCGGAAAACCGCAACACCCAGCGTCGCACCCAGCCGGCCGTTGCCTGA
- a CDS encoding TonB-dependent receptor plug domain-containing protein — translation MKQPLTTASLLPVALLAGLNSATALASEPAASALGTVIVTGNRSAEKRTITSSPVPIDVISAKQLQETGKPGLMEALNASVPSLTLPEKTGWDASGMARAPSLRGLNAAQVLVLVNGKRRHTSATLNISGINAGAAPSDLDLIPISAIDHVEVLRDGAAAQYGSDAIAGVINVILKADASGTAVTTAGQGYDGKKQTVQQSLNKGFELGRDGILQLALDARSQNDDNKASANGYSQAEAFDRAGKVTYGGYGTPKINLLTLGYNAELPVNDELSLYSFSTWSYRKAEQGQNFRLPTIVNTITTGPNGYPAGYTPTWYIEEHDYQAALGAKGLVGEWDWDLSSTYGRNEAEQGTWNNQNPSLGEATPNHFESGTWIASQLTSNLDLHRTFDIGLGKPLDVSWGLEQRRDTYQVKAGDWASWADGGYCASPGNCAASGAQVTNGISPAEATSASRNSYAGYLDVGFHPLPQWYWGAAVRYEHYDRGIGATRSGKLTTRYEFTPELALRATVSNGFRAPSLANSLFSARSTTYGVVNGVYQSINYGVLPVDSAAAQALGAEALKPEKSANYSLGLTWQPSERLAFTADAYLINVRDRITLTGTLLGPEVTDTLLASGIDSTSGGRYFTNGADTRTKGLDVVGSYDQDLGGAGSLKWTAAFNWNDTEILDYKQSVNILGTPYELMNREARNFLTDVQPHTKLILGANWRWDRYRVNLGLTRYGAWREVNAANDRSLDREYKARWITDLDLGYQLTKDLELAIGARNLFDVYPERQAPSSKTMVKGYGAYSPYGFTGGYYFGRVTYNF, via the coding sequence ATGAAGCAACCTTTGACCACCGCCTCGCTGCTCCCCGTTGCCCTGCTCGCAGGGCTCAACAGCGCCACCGCCCTCGCCAGCGAACCCGCCGCCTCGGCATTGGGCACGGTGATCGTCACCGGCAACCGCAGTGCGGAAAAACGCACCATCACCTCCAGCCCCGTGCCCATCGACGTGATCAGCGCCAAGCAATTGCAAGAGACCGGCAAGCCCGGCCTGATGGAAGCCCTGAATGCCAGCGTGCCGTCGCTGACCCTGCCGGAAAAGACCGGCTGGGACGCCAGCGGCATGGCCCGCGCACCGAGCTTGCGTGGGCTCAATGCGGCCCAGGTGCTGGTGTTGGTCAACGGCAAGCGCCGCCACACCAGTGCCACCTTGAATATCAGCGGTATCAATGCCGGCGCCGCACCCAGCGACCTCGATCTGATTCCGATCAGTGCAATCGATCACGTTGAAGTGCTGCGTGACGGAGCCGCCGCCCAGTATGGCTCGGACGCCATTGCCGGAGTGATCAACGTGATCCTCAAAGCCGATGCCAGCGGTACAGCGGTGACCACCGCAGGGCAAGGCTACGACGGCAAGAAGCAAACCGTTCAACAAAGCCTGAACAAAGGCTTCGAACTCGGCCGCGACGGCATCTTGCAACTTGCCCTAGATGCGCGCAGCCAGAACGACGACAACAAGGCCAGCGCCAATGGCTACAGCCAGGCCGAAGCGTTCGACCGTGCTGGCAAGGTCACCTACGGCGGCTACGGTACCCCCAAGATCAACCTGCTGACCTTGGGCTATAACGCAGAACTGCCGGTCAACGACGAGCTCAGCCTGTACTCGTTCAGCACCTGGTCCTACCGTAAGGCCGAGCAAGGCCAGAACTTCCGCCTGCCGACCATCGTCAACACCATTACCACCGGCCCTAATGGCTACCCGGCCGGCTATACGCCCACCTGGTACATCGAAGAACACGACTACCAGGCCGCCCTCGGCGCCAAGGGCCTGGTCGGCGAGTGGGACTGGGACTTGTCCAGCACCTATGGCCGAAACGAGGCCGAACAAGGCACCTGGAACAACCAGAACCCGTCCTTGGGCGAAGCCACGCCGAACCATTTCGAATCGGGTACGTGGATCGCCTCGCAACTGACCAGCAACCTCGACTTGCACCGCACCTTCGACATCGGTCTCGGCAAGCCCCTGGACGTGTCCTGGGGGCTGGAGCAGCGCCGCGACACCTACCAGGTCAAGGCTGGCGACTGGGCCAGCTGGGCCGATGGCGGTTATTGCGCCAGCCCCGGCAACTGCGCGGCCTCCGGCGCGCAGGTCACCAATGGTATCTCCCCAGCCGAGGCCACCAGCGCCAGCCGCAACAGCTATGCAGGCTACCTGGACGTTGGCTTCCACCCACTGCCGCAGTGGTACTGGGGCGCCGCCGTGCGCTACGAACACTACGACCGCGGCATCGGCGCCACCCGCAGTGGCAAGCTGACCACGCGCTACGAATTCACTCCCGAACTGGCCCTGCGGGCCACGGTTAGCAACGGTTTCCGTGCGCCTTCCTTGGCCAACAGCCTGTTCAGTGCCCGCTCGACTACCTACGGTGTGGTGAACGGGGTATATCAGTCGATCAACTACGGCGTGCTACCCGTGGACAGCGCAGCGGCTCAGGCGCTGGGGGCCGAGGCGCTCAAACCGGAAAAATCGGCCAACTACAGCCTCGGCCTGACCTGGCAGCCCAGCGAGCGGCTGGCGTTCACCGCCGATGCCTACCTGATCAACGTGCGCGACCGAATCACCCTGACCGGCACCCTGCTCGGCCCAGAGGTGACGGATACCCTGCTAGCCAGCGGCATCGACTCGACCTCTGGCGGCCGCTATTTCACCAACGGCGCCGACACCCGCACCAAGGGGCTGGACGTGGTGGGCAGCTACGACCAGGACCTAGGCGGCGCCGGCTCGCTAAAGTGGACGGCCGCGTTCAACTGGAACGACACTGAGATCCTCGACTACAAGCAGAGCGTGAACATCCTGGGCACGCCCTATGAACTGATGAACCGGGAGGCGCGCAACTTCCTCACCGACGTTCAGCCGCACACCAAGCTGATACTCGGTGCCAACTGGCGCTGGGACCGCTATCGCGTCAACCTGGGGCTGACCCGTTACGGCGCGTGGCGTGAGGTGAATGCCGCCAACGATCGCTCGCTGGACCGAGAATACAAGGCTCGCTGGATCACCGACCTTGACCTTGGCTACCAATTGACCAAAGACCTTGAATTGGCCATCGGCGCGCGCAACCTGTTCGACGTGTATCCCGAACGCCAAGCCCCCAGCAGCAAGACCATGGTCAAGGGCTACGGGGCTTATTCGCCGTACGGCTTCACCGGCGGTTACTACTTCGGGCGCGTCACCTACAACTTCTGA
- a CDS encoding dipeptide ABC transporter ATP-binding protein, producing the protein MSQHPLIAVRDLSVSYHAGGHTTQAVKHLSFSMAQGETVAIVGESGSGKSTLANALLGLLPGTARVDGGQLWVDGIDVAHASERQKRHLRGRTLGLVPQDPMVSLNPTLRVGQQIGEALALAHGRRYRSLDADVLALLGQVGLDQPALRARQYPHELSGGMRQRVLIAIALAGNPRLIIADEPTSALDVTVQRKILDHLQRLVAERGISLLIITHDLGVATDRADRLLVMKQGELVEQGPPRLVVQAPQHPYTRDLLAAAPAFTHRRRPGPLTPGTQPILSLEGIGKTFELPKTKGEDNRFVALQGLSLQVHPGQTLAIVGESGSGKSTTLRIALGLEAPSQGRILFDQVDVTGLGWRAFRPLRRRMQLVQQNPFAALDPRFTVFDSIVEPLVSFGLLKGPALEQAARELIERVHLPVSYLDRLPRELSGGQRQRVAIARALALQPELLLLDEPVSALDVSVQAQILALLDELQRELGIAYVLVSHDLAVVASMADHVLVLRQGQVVEQGTVDEVFDRPTSDYTRELIAAIPGHKAAA; encoded by the coding sequence ATGAGCCAACACCCCCTGATCGCCGTGCGCGACCTCAGCGTCAGCTACCACGCTGGCGGCCATACCACCCAGGCAGTCAAACACCTGTCGTTCTCCATGGCCCAGGGCGAGACCGTGGCCATCGTCGGTGAGTCCGGTTCGGGCAAGTCGACCTTGGCCAACGCGCTGCTTGGCTTGCTGCCGGGCACTGCCCGAGTCGATGGCGGCCAACTGTGGGTCGATGGCATCGACGTGGCGCACGCCAGCGAACGGCAGAAGCGCCACCTGCGCGGCCGTACCCTCGGCCTGGTACCCCAGGACCCGATGGTCAGCCTCAACCCGACACTGCGCGTTGGCCAGCAAATCGGCGAAGCACTGGCCCTGGCCCACGGCCGCCGCTACCGCAGCCTCGACGCCGATGTGCTGGCGCTGCTGGGCCAGGTCGGCCTGGACCAGCCGGCCCTGCGCGCCCGCCAATACCCGCACGAACTGTCGGGCGGCATGCGCCAACGGGTACTGATCGCCATTGCCCTGGCCGGCAACCCGCGCCTGATCATCGCTGACGAACCCACCAGCGCGCTGGACGTGACGGTGCAACGCAAGATCCTCGATCACCTGCAACGGCTGGTGGCCGAACGGGGCATCTCGCTGCTGATCATCACCCATGACCTGGGCGTGGCCACCGACCGCGCCGACCGCTTGCTGGTGATGAAACAGGGTGAACTGGTCGAGCAAGGCCCGCCTCGCCTCGTCGTTCAGGCACCACAGCACCCCTATACGCGTGACTTGCTTGCGGCAGCGCCCGCCTTTACCCATCGCCGGCGACCAGGGCCATTGACGCCAGGTACGCAACCGATCCTGAGCCTGGAGGGTATCGGCAAGACATTCGAGTTGCCGAAGACAAAGGGCGAGGACAACCGCTTCGTCGCCCTGCAGGGCCTCAGCCTGCAGGTGCACCCAGGCCAGACCTTGGCCATCGTCGGCGAGTCCGGCTCTGGCAAGAGCACCACCCTGCGCATCGCGCTTGGCCTGGAGGCGCCCAGCCAAGGCCGCATTCTGTTCGACCAGGTAGACGTTACCGGCCTTGGCTGGCGGGCGTTTCGGCCCTTGCGCCGGCGCATGCAGCTGGTCCAGCAAAACCCGTTCGCGGCCCTTGACCCCCGTTTCACGGTGTTCGACAGCATCGTCGAGCCCCTGGTGTCGTTCGGCCTGCTCAAAGGCCCCGCGCTGGAACAGGCGGCCCGTGAGCTGATCGAACGCGTGCACCTGCCCGTCAGCTACCTGGACCGCCTGCCCCGCGAGCTGTCCGGTGGCCAGCGCCAGCGCGTGGCCATTGCCCGGGCATTGGCCCTGCAACCCGAGTTGCTGTTGCTCGACGAGCCGGTCAGTGCACTGGATGTCTCGGTGCAGGCGCAGATCCTGGCGCTGCTGGATGAATTGCAACGCGAACTGGGGATCGCCTATGTGCTGGTGTCCCATGACCTGGCAGTGGTGGCGAGCATGGCGGACCACGTACTGGTGCTGCGCCAAGGGCAGGTGGTGGAGCAAGGTACGGTAGACGAGGTGTTCGATCGGCCAACGAGTGACTATACCCGTGAACTGATCGCGGCCATCCCTGGGCACAAAGCCGCCGCATAA